The following coding sequences are from one Streptomyces venezuelae window:
- a CDS encoding phosphotransferase family protein, whose translation MSSDHPPGLDLDQLRGHLDRERPGLVGGPLSARLIEGGRSNLTYAVTDGTSRWVVRRPPLGHVLATAHDMRREHRVIAALHPTDVPVPAPVLLCEDESVLGSPFYVMEFVDGTPYRTAEELAPLGPERTRAAVLGLVDTLVDLHAVDPAAVGLGDFGRPEGFLDRQLRRWGKQLDASRNRELAGIDELHAALGRSLPDSPAPTVIHGDYRLDNVLIGDDDRIKAILDWEMSTLGDPLTDLGLLVMYSARLEVPDSPVSTTAGAPGHPDPAELIERYAVRSGRDVSAVSWYTAFAWFKLAVILEGIHYRYTLGQTVGAGFDRIGELVPVFIQHGLTTLQEG comes from the coding sequence ATGAGCTCAGACCACCCGCCGGGCCTCGACCTCGACCAGTTGCGCGGCCACCTCGACCGCGAGCGGCCCGGTCTGGTCGGCGGCCCGCTCTCCGCCCGGCTCATCGAGGGCGGACGGTCGAACCTCACGTACGCCGTCACCGACGGAACCTCGCGCTGGGTGGTCCGGCGACCCCCGCTGGGCCACGTCCTCGCCACCGCGCACGACATGAGGCGCGAGCACCGGGTGATCGCCGCGCTGCACCCGACGGACGTGCCGGTACCCGCGCCCGTCCTGCTCTGCGAGGACGAATCCGTCCTCGGGTCGCCGTTCTACGTGATGGAGTTCGTGGACGGAACCCCGTACCGCACCGCCGAGGAGCTCGCGCCGCTCGGTCCCGAGCGCACCCGTGCCGCGGTGCTCGGCCTCGTCGACACCCTCGTCGACCTGCACGCCGTCGACCCGGCGGCCGTCGGGCTCGGCGACTTCGGGCGGCCCGAAGGCTTCCTCGACCGGCAGCTGCGGCGCTGGGGCAAGCAGCTCGACGCGTCCCGCAACCGCGAGCTCGCCGGCATCGACGAGCTGCACGCGGCGCTCGGCCGCTCCCTCCCCGACTCTCCCGCGCCCACCGTCATCCACGGCGACTACCGCCTGGACAACGTCCTGATAGGCGACGACGACCGGATCAAGGCCATCCTCGACTGGGAGATGTCCACGCTCGGCGATCCGCTCACCGACCTCGGCCTGCTCGTGATGTACAGCGCGAGACTGGAGGTGCCCGACTCCCCCGTCAGCACCACGGCGGGCGCGCCGGGCCATCCGGACCCCGCCGAGCTGATCGAGCGGTACGCCGTGCGCTCGGGGCGCGACGTGTCGGCCGTCTCCTGGTACACGGCGTTCGCGTGGTTCAAGCTCGCCGTGATCCTGGAGGGCATCCACTACCGCTACACGCTGGGCCAGACGGTCGGTGCGGGCTTCGACAGGATCGGCGAGCTGGTGCCCGTCTTCATCCAGCACGGTCTGACGACCCTCCAGGAAGGCTGA